The proteins below are encoded in one region of Peptoniphilus sp. GNH:
- a CDS encoding sigma-70 family RNA polymerase sigma factor has translation MAKEYYLYVRGQKVKVSEDIYKVYWREKEHEKYLEQVDRKNHLLFFSSLDHDGHFIDNIADENVDVEKIIETQILIETVRKAMSRLNDEERDIIERLYFNDETLSSVARSKKVSYQAIQWRKNNILKKLKVLLKEFIK, from the coding sequence ATGGCAAAAGAGTATTACCTTTATGTCAGAGGGCAAAAGGTAAAAGTCAGTGAAGATATTTATAAAGTCTACTGGCGAGAAAAAGAACACGAAAAGTATTTAGAGCAGGTGGACAGAAAAAACCACCTGCTTTTCTTTTCCTCTTTGGATCATGATGGACATTTTATAGATAACATCGCTGATGAAAACGTTGATGTAGAAAAAATAATTGAAACTCAGATCTTAATTGAAACAGTCAGAAAGGCTATGTCAAGGCTGAATGATGAAGAAAGGGACATCATAGAGCGTTTGTATTTTAATGATGAAACATTATCGAGTGTAGCAAGAAGTAAGAAAGTAAGCTATCAAGCTATACAATGGCGAAAAAACAATATTCTTAAAAAGCTAAAGGTGCTTTTGAAAGAATTTATAAAGTAA
- a CDS encoding ABC transporter ATP-binding protein/permease, with product MKETGPLHKNIHFNIGVIFTVIEGFLSGCSYMTIYLVIQILLGKKTTTTDILTITGILCVVYALRVLIYSIGYTQNQIGGAAVSKNLRLFLGDKFKRIPLFRFTHGQVGQYVNTMTCDVNSYEQILTHKVSNLTKNIALAVMVIVFICYLYLPAGGILLLSTSMLIPEMWLSFRTVKKYGTRKNKVSSETVSSIVEYIEGIQTFRAYGVAGTKNKATTEAMQLFSQVSFEYEAHGIPINFAFNIINWLMVPFIMFIGISPWMAGEIQTIDFLLLCMLPMLLAKLIGAISVDLFSYKNLVISKNNILKVIHEPEENGSTELFTVKNYEIVFDNVDFSYIPGEAVLKETSFIVPNQKLTAIVGDSGSGKSTILNLIAKYYEPTGGEIRIGGKPISPISAERVLEQISMVDQDVFLFDDTIRENIRHARPNATDEEIEAACREANCDGFIRKMEKGYDTPTGENGNLLSGGERQRISIARAILKNSPILLLDEATASLDIENELAVKQAIANLLKEKKTVVMIAHTLSIVKNADQILVVSGGKIAEAGTHDELLAKGGKYAAMWNAEQKLSA from the coding sequence ATGAAAGAAACAGGGCCATTGCATAAAAATATCCACTTTAATATAGGCGTGATATTCACGGTTATTGAAGGTTTTCTTTCTGGATGCAGTTATATGACGATTTACCTAGTCATTCAGATCCTGCTCGGCAAGAAAACAACTACAACAGACATCTTAACGATCACAGGAATTCTGTGCGTAGTCTATGCTTTGCGAGTGCTTATTTACAGTATAGGTTATACACAGAACCAGATCGGCGGGGCTGCCGTTTCAAAAAATCTTCGCCTTTTCCTTGGAGATAAATTTAAGAGGATTCCTCTCTTTCGCTTCACACATGGGCAGGTGGGGCAATATGTAAATACAATGACATGCGATGTAAATAGTTATGAACAAATATTGACACACAAGGTAAGTAACTTGACCAAAAATATTGCTCTGGCCGTTATGGTTATTGTATTTATCTGTTATTTGTATCTGCCCGCAGGAGGGATCCTTTTGCTTTCTACTTCCATGCTGATTCCTGAAATGTGGCTTTCTTTCCGAACGGTAAAAAAGTATGGAACCAGAAAAAATAAGGTTTCATCTGAAACAGTAAGCAGCATTGTGGAATATATAGAAGGTATTCAGACGTTTCGTGCATACGGCGTGGCTGGCACAAAAAATAAGGCAACCACAGAAGCAATGCAATTGTTCAGTCAGGTCAGCTTTGAATATGAAGCACATGGTATTCCCATAAACTTTGCTTTTAACATTATTAACTGGCTTATGGTTCCTTTTATTATGTTTATTGGGATTTCTCCGTGGATGGCAGGAGAAATTCAGACGATTGATTTTCTGCTTTTATGTATGCTCCCTATGTTGCTGGCAAAGCTAATCGGGGCAATTTCAGTAGATTTGTTTAGCTACAAAAACCTTGTGATTTCAAAAAACAATATTTTAAAAGTAATCCATGAGCCAGAAGAAAACGGCAGTACAGAACTGTTCACAGTTAAGAATTATGAGATTGTTTTTGATAATGTGGACTTCTCCTATATTCCTGGCGAAGCAGTTTTGAAGGAAACTTCCTTTATAGTTCCAAATCAGAAATTGACTGCAATTGTTGGTGATTCCGGTTCCGGTAAATCCACCATCTTGAACCTGATCGCCAAATACTATGAGCCGACTGGCGGCGAAATCCGTATCGGCGGTAAGCCAATCAGTCCTATATCCGCTGAGCGTGTGTTGGAACAAATTTCGATGGTAGATCAGGATGTATTTCTCTTTGATGATACCATTCGTGAGAATATCCGGCACGCCCGCCCCAATGCCACGGACGAGGAAATCGAGGCTGCCTGCCGGGAGGCTAATTGTGACGGCTTCATCCGCAAGATGGAAAAGGGATACGATACGCCGACCGGCGAAAACGGAAACCTTCTCTCGGGTGGTGAGCGTCAGCGAATTTCAATCGCCCGCGCTATCCTGAAAAACAGCCCGATCCTGCTTTTGGATGAAGCAACGGCGTCCCTTGACATCGAGAACGAACTGGCAGTAAAGCAGGCCATCGCCAATCTGCTGAAAGAGAAAAAGACTGTGGTAATGATTGCTCATACCCTTTCCATCGTCAAAAATGCAGATCAAATCCTTGTGGTATCTGGCGGAAAGATTGCTGAAGCCGGTACTCACGATGAATTGCTGGCTAAAGGCGGAAAGTATGCGGCCATGTGGAACGCCGAACAGAAATTATCTGCATAA
- a CDS encoding ABC transporter ATP-binding protein/permease, which yields MEQKQENPIKLLLSWSGKSKRYLFASVACAFASGLFVIGPYIGIYNLMDAILSENITQRLLVNNIVLISATTILRMITLACSGVLSHKGAYGALYRVRCMIVEHLAKVPLGVLDDHSTGEIKTVLNEDIEKLELCLAHNIPELVSYLTGPIVIFIYLMTVNIPLAIISLIPLPIAGIVMIHLFKGMSSIMHDSNQSLIAFNSIMIEYIRGMRLIKAYNMGSKSFKKFSDAIKEESRVWNLISRKMGPPFAIFIIILECGMVLLVPIGGMLFLRNSITSSVFLLFAYVGSLYLTELLPLQQLGTTFAQALNGVTKTKEILELPVYESDGDFPTHCDIAVKNISFSYDGKKNVLENCSLYVTEGEKIALIGVSGAGKSTVIELISRFYDVQEGQVLIGGINVKNINYEKLLQNISIVFQKTFLTRDSVLENIRMGSNATLEEVRAAAKEAQIDDFIMSLPDGYDTKVGSFGSRFSGGEKQRIAIARAILKNAPILILDEATSAADPENQLEIDRAIENLCKGKTVLIVAHRLGAVKMCDKVAIVENHTITDAGTHEEVLSRNNYYRKAWSDYNASRKIVYGGKGDEA from the coding sequence ATGGAGCAGAAACAAGAAAACCCAATAAAACTTCTTTTGTCATGGTCGGGGAAAAGTAAACGGTATCTTTTTGCGTCCGTCGCCTGTGCTTTTGCAAGCGGCTTATTTGTAATAGGGCCGTATATTGGCATTTATAACCTTATGGATGCGATTTTATCCGAAAATATAACACAACGGTTATTGGTGAATAATATCGTACTGATTTCTGCAACAACTATCCTGCGTATGATTACTTTGGCTTGTTCAGGCGTTCTTTCTCATAAAGGAGCTTATGGTGCATTATATCGTGTACGTTGTATGATAGTGGAACATTTGGCAAAAGTTCCGTTAGGCGTACTGGATGATCATAGCACGGGAGAAATCAAAACTGTTTTAAATGAGGATATTGAAAAACTGGAACTATGCCTTGCTCATAATATTCCAGAGTTGGTAAGTTATCTCACTGGTCCGATAGTCATTTTTATTTATTTAATGACAGTAAACATTCCATTAGCGATAATTTCTTTGATTCCCCTTCCGATTGCAGGAATTGTTATGATACATCTTTTTAAGGGTATGTCAAGTATCATGCATGATTCAAACCAATCTCTTATTGCATTTAATTCGATTATGATTGAGTACATTCGCGGAATGCGGTTAATTAAAGCCTATAATATGGGAAGTAAATCGTTCAAAAAATTCTCGGATGCCATTAAAGAGGAAAGCAGAGTATGGAATTTGATCTCGCGTAAAATGGGACCTCCCTTTGCAATTTTCATTATTATTCTGGAATGTGGAATGGTTCTTTTGGTTCCTATTGGTGGAATGCTGTTTTTAAGAAATTCTATCACTTCCAGTGTGTTTTTGCTTTTCGCTTATGTTGGTTCTCTATATTTAACTGAGCTACTTCCACTTCAGCAGTTAGGAACAACCTTTGCACAGGCATTGAATGGAGTTACTAAGACAAAGGAAATACTGGAGTTGCCTGTTTATGAAAGCGATGGGGATTTTCCTACACATTGTGATATTGCCGTTAAAAACATTTCCTTTTCATATGATGGGAAAAAGAATGTTCTGGAGAATTGCAGTTTGTATGTAACTGAAGGAGAGAAAATAGCTCTGATTGGTGTTTCCGGTGCTGGTAAAAGCACAGTCATTGAGCTGATCTCCCGATTTTACGATGTGCAGGAAGGTCAGGTATTAATCGGCGGTATAAATGTAAAAAACATAAACTATGAAAAATTGCTTCAAAACATATCCATTGTATTTCAAAAGACGTTTTTGACCCGCGACAGTGTTTTGGAGAATATCCGAATGGGCAGTAACGCCACTCTGGAAGAAGTGAGGGCAGCCGCAAAAGAGGCACAGATTGATGATTTCATCATGTCTTTGCCAGATGGATATGATACGAAAGTAGGCAGTTTTGGCTCCCGTTTCTCTGGCGGAGAAAAACAAAGGATAGCGATTGCAAGAGCTATTTTAAAAAATGCTCCTATTCTGATATTAGATGAAGCCACAAGTGCAGCCGATCCCGAAAATCAGTTGGAAATAGATCGGGCAATTGAGAATCTTTGCAAAGGGAAAACCGTTTTGATTGTCGCACATCGTTTGGGTGCAGTTAAAATGTGTGATAAAGTGGCAATTGTCGAAAATCACACGATAACCGATGCAGGCACCCATGAAGAAGTCCTTTCCAGAAATAATTATTATAGAAAGGCATGGAGCGATTACAATGCTTCAAGAAAAATCGTCTATGGCGGGAAAGGAGATGAAGCATAA
- a CDS encoding ABC transporter ATP-binding protein: MIQFKNVGFAYAGTTASEIGVKHIDLFVETGECVLLCGRSGCGKTTITKLINGLIPNYFPGELNGDVQVDDLKVFETPTYQLAEKIGSVFQNPRTQFFNVDVDSEIAFGIENAAVPPEELHRRLGNTLDVLHIRHLQGRNIFELSGGEKQKVAFASVYAMDPDIYLLDEPSSNLDMASIADLKKYLQLLKKAGKTILIAEHRLYYLLDIADRIVYLSEGEIQAIWTSAELRKLSDVERKNMGLRAVALETVYPVVANVPIQKPVLEIQDVSLFYKKQMIISHISMQASKGEIIGVVGCNGAGKTTFLRALCGLHKGSTGKFLWQGNAQNEKERMKRSFMVMQDVNYELFADSVEAECTFGIRYTDPALVKRALDDLDLLSVRKRHPNTLSGGQKQRVAVAVSMICGKEVVVFDEPTSGLDYDSMEQVSKLIQDLAKNKVIFVVTHDYEFVCQTCSRLIRFDCHVLADDIPVCIENKERIYALMEQGEKK, from the coding sequence ATGATCCAATTCAAAAATGTTGGCTTTGCCTATGCAGGGACAACCGCTTCCGAAATCGGAGTAAAACATATTGACCTATTTGTAGAAACAGGAGAATGCGTTTTGCTTTGCGGTCGTTCTGGGTGTGGTAAGACAACAATTACAAAATTGATTAATGGACTTATCCCTAATTATTTCCCTGGCGAGTTAAATGGCGATGTACAAGTGGATGACCTGAAGGTTTTTGAAACACCTACATATCAACTTGCTGAAAAAATCGGATCTGTATTTCAAAATCCGAGGACCCAGTTCTTTAATGTAGATGTGGACAGTGAAATCGCATTTGGAATAGAAAACGCGGCTGTCCCACCGGAGGAATTGCATCGTAGACTTGGAAATACTCTTGATGTCTTACATATCCGTCATTTGCAGGGCCGAAATATATTTGAATTATCCGGGGGCGAAAAACAAAAAGTTGCCTTTGCGTCTGTGTATGCAATGGACCCGGATATTTACTTGTTGGATGAGCCGTCTTCTAACTTGGATATGGCCTCAATAGCGGACTTAAAAAAATATTTGCAGCTTCTGAAAAAAGCGGGAAAAACAATTTTAATTGCTGAACACCGCCTTTATTATCTTCTTGATATAGCAGATCGCATTGTATATTTGTCAGAAGGGGAAATCCAGGCAATTTGGACGTCAGCAGAACTCAGAAAGCTCTCGGATGTTGAAAGAAAGAATATGGGGCTGCGCGCTGTGGCGTTAGAAACTGTGTATCCCGTTGTTGCCAATGTTCCAATTCAAAAACCTGTACTGGAAATACAAGATGTATCACTATTTTACAAAAAGCAGATGATTATCAGTCACATCTCAATGCAGGCTTCTAAAGGTGAAATCATTGGCGTTGTCGGATGCAATGGAGCTGGGAAAACGACATTCCTTCGTGCTTTATGTGGGTTGCATAAAGGATCCACAGGGAAATTCTTGTGGCAAGGCAATGCACAAAATGAAAAGGAACGCATGAAGCGATCTTTTATGGTTATGCAGGATGTTAACTACGAATTGTTTGCAGATAGTGTAGAAGCTGAATGTACGTTTGGAATCAGATACACTGATCCTGCGCTGGTGAAAAGAGCATTAGATGATTTGGACCTTCTTTCTGTCCGTAAACGGCATCCGAACACACTTTCCGGAGGACAAAAGCAGCGGGTTGCTGTAGCCGTTAGTATGATATGCGGTAAGGAAGTGGTGGTTTTTGATGAACCAACTTCGGGTCTTGATTATGACAGCATGGAGCAAGTTAGCAAATTGATTCAGGACCTTGCAAAAAATAAAGTCATATTTGTTGTCACTCACGATTATGAATTTGTCTGCCAAACATGCTCGCGTCTGATTCGCTTTGATTGTCACGTTTTGGCAGATGATATTCCCGTTTGTATAGAAAACAAGGAAAGAATTTATGCACTTATGGAACAGGGGGAGAAAAAGTGA
- a CDS encoding energy-coupling factor transporter transmembrane protein EcfT: MAPSLRHVWLLVLFITLFGCTCGKAKRSLCHLIFFALFYLLTLYVLSLDTGVVYTMFVAWMGLFYKVYPCAMLAGIILSTTRVNEFLTAMNKAHLSKGIYIPLAVMLRYIPTIQEDWHYIKDGMRLRDVSLSFKGFIHHPGMTIECLYVPLLMTASKAADELAIASVTRGIENPHSRTCLIQIKFRIQDILVIICFLFLLALNAGEIGGAV, encoded by the coding sequence ATGGCTCCATCGTTGCGGCATGTATGGCTATTAGTGTTATTCATCACACTTTTTGGATGCACATGCGGGAAAGCCAAACGCTCTTTATGCCATCTGATCTTTTTTGCTTTATTTTATTTACTGACCCTTTACGTTCTCTCTCTTGATACGGGTGTTGTATATACGATGTTTGTCGCATGGATGGGGCTTTTCTACAAAGTGTATCCTTGTGCAATGCTCGCTGGAATCATACTGTCCACAACGAGAGTAAATGAATTTCTGACAGCAATGAATAAAGCACATCTTTCTAAAGGAATATACATTCCGTTGGCGGTTATGTTGCGATATATTCCGACAATTCAAGAAGATTGGCACTATATCAAAGACGGTATGCGTTTAAGAGATGTATCACTTTCTTTTAAGGGTTTTATTCATCACCCTGGGATGACAATTGAGTGTTTGTATGTCCCGCTTTTAATGACTGCGTCCAAGGCAGCTGATGAACTTGCAATTGCATCTGTAACAAGAGGCATTGAAAATCCTCATTCACGGACCTGTCTGATACAAATCAAATTTAGAATACAGGATATTTTGGTAATCATTTGTTTCTTGTTTCTTTTGGCGTTGAACGCAGGTGAGATTGGAGGTGCGGTATGA
- a CDS encoding MptD family putative ECF transporter S component: MSNTKSGLSVKELIVTGVFSAIIFICISLSGGVFAMMPALTFYYPVGAALLAGPVYLLMVAKVPKKGPIFIASALMAIFCFVTGMHIGMTIGYLIGGVLAEIVAHTANYKSKKMNILSYVFFCLGGTGTYIAYFINPQTWVNTMLEKGTTQEYLDSMLASTSWIVLVTMLIGTIVIALLSGFVGSKLLKKQFEKAGITA; this comes from the coding sequence ATGTCTAACACGAAATCCGGTCTTTCTGTCAAAGAACTTATCGTAACAGGTGTCTTTTCCGCAATTATCTTTATCTGTATCAGCCTTAGCGGTGGTGTGTTTGCGATGATGCCAGCACTCACTTTCTACTATCCTGTCGGTGCTGCTCTTCTTGCTGGTCCAGTGTATTTGCTTATGGTTGCGAAAGTACCAAAGAAAGGCCCCATTTTTATTGCAAGTGCGCTTATGGCAATCTTTTGCTTTGTAACAGGTATGCACATTGGAATGACAATCGGCTATTTAATTGGTGGAGTACTTGCAGAAATTGTCGCACACACTGCAAATTATAAAAGCAAAAAAATGAATATTCTTTCGTATGTATTCTTTTGCTTGGGTGGAACTGGCACATATATTGCATATTTTATTAACCCGCAAACATGGGTAAATACTATGCTGGAAAAAGGAACGACACAGGAATATCTTGATAGTATGCTTGCATCTACCAGTTGGATCGTACTTGTAACAATGTTGATCGGAACAATAGTGATTGCTTTGCTCAGCGGTTTTGTTGGAAGCAAGCTATTAAAGAAACAGTTTGAAAAAGCGGGTATCACAGCGTGA
- a CDS encoding AraC family transcriptional regulator yields the protein MSDIAAQFNTMLIKSGFQEMPPNGKFSSIGNFYCLPESFGEGIYWIYGEKNLFNIKIHDFYFYEDEFFDQESLNWPESLSITYYESVSGEEIMPYRRLTAGCIKTFFGGQHPYKAIFHKNIPIRTIGIEIMPAYYEKYLKEAFPDEYINPDEAFREIDQTNDFPEMVSLLRKIWNYNGDGMAAKLFFQSKVFEAVALILEHNKRSPERGKVRISSQDIKSLENVAAYINDHYNREILLDKLARIACMGTTKLKITFKQVYCCTITEYIQQRRLSQGENLLCSTDFSIEQIALAVGYSNAGRFSRDFKKSTGLYPSEYRKWAQQKKNQ from the coding sequence ATGTCCGATATTGCTGCTCAATTCAATACTATGTTGATAAAAAGTGGTTTTCAGGAAATGCCACCAAATGGAAAATTTAGCTCTATTGGAAACTTTTATTGTTTGCCTGAATCATTTGGAGAGGGAATTTATTGGATATACGGTGAAAAAAACCTATTTAATATCAAAATACATGATTTCTATTTTTACGAGGATGAATTTTTCGATCAGGAAAGCCTAAACTGGCCGGAGAGCCTAAGCATCACCTATTACGAATCTGTATCTGGTGAAGAAATCATGCCTTACCGGCGCCTTACCGCGGGATGTATAAAAACATTCTTTGGAGGCCAGCACCCATACAAGGCAATTTTTCATAAAAACATACCAATTCGGACGATTGGTATAGAGATTATGCCTGCTTACTATGAAAAGTATCTAAAAGAAGCATTTCCAGATGAATATATAAATCCAGATGAAGCATTTCGCGAGATTGATCAAACAAATGATTTCCCTGAAATGGTTTCTCTGTTACGCAAAATCTGGAATTATAATGGAGATGGAATGGCCGCAAAACTATTCTTCCAAAGTAAAGTTTTCGAGGCTGTAGCTTTGATTCTCGAACATAACAAAAGGAGTCCAGAAAGAGGGAAAGTCCGTATTTCATCACAGGATATAAAATCTCTTGAAAATGTCGCTGCGTATATCAACGATCATTACAACAGAGAAATTCTTTTAGATAAACTAGCGCGCATTGCCTGCATGGGAACAACAAAGTTGAAAATTACATTTAAGCAGGTCTATTGCTGCACCATTACGGAATATATTCAACAGCGGCGTTTATCTCAGGGAGAAAATCTCCTTTGCTCCACCGATTTTTCAATTGAGCAAATTGCTCTGGCTGTTGGATATAGTAATGCTGGTCGTTTTTCAAGAGACTTCAAAAAAAGTACTGGTCTATATCCTTCTGAATATCGGAAGTGGGCACAGCAAAAAAAAAATCAATAA
- a CDS encoding AraC family transcriptional regulator has product MELNRKSIIENAYNGYIFSEKKNVDNAKVYRFRNETGTGEMRCYDLLEGIQLSYNNLNMETTHQKITPKEGILQIDHCLEGCYEFKLENNERAFIRKGDLSVLELGKVPFENSCIPMKKYVGLSLFIDMSIAQKSISKYFPYGNIDLFEMRDKVCKNGAALIIRSRHEINHIIGELYRVDERIQLPYSIIKTIELLLFLSLVESKDTHKLPSFSEPVYEATQECYKALMENSFDRYSISELAKKYAISESSLKRCFAYITENSIGSFIKKTCLEAAAELLIHKSSMSIGEIADLAVYLNQGKFSSAFKKHFGEPPPEIGTIRAYLRWWLSKEGIIAPQLNWGILSFLFGAIKWAPEKNSLTLASCPTKHDCYYVEKSKGIFEYVEIFSFCSAKHKRKKMIFQ; this is encoded by the coding sequence ATGGAGTTAAATAGAAAGAGTATTATCGAAAACGCCTACAATGGGTATATTTTTTCGGAGAAGAAAAATGTTGATAATGCGAAAGTTTATCGTTTTAGAAACGAAACGGGTACAGGAGAAATGCGTTGTTATGATTTGCTTGAAGGAATTCAATTATCTTATAACAACTTAAATATGGAAACAACACATCAAAAAATAACACCTAAAGAAGGAATCTTACAAATTGATCATTGCCTTGAAGGGTGCTATGAATTTAAGCTGGAAAATAATGAACGCGCATTTATTAGGAAAGGAGATTTAAGTGTTTTAGAACTTGGGAAAGTACCGTTTGAAAACTCTTGTATTCCCATGAAAAAATATGTTGGGCTTTCTCTTTTTATTGATATGAGTATAGCACAAAAGTCCATTTCAAAATATTTTCCATATGGAAATATAGATTTGTTTGAAATGCGGGATAAGGTGTGCAAAAATGGGGCGGCGTTAATTATCCGCTCTCGTCATGAAATCAATCATATTATTGGTGAATTATATAGGGTTGATGAGAGGATACAGCTTCCATATTCAATAATTAAAACAATAGAACTATTACTATTTCTGAGTTTAGTTGAAAGTAAAGACACACATAAACTTCCATCCTTTTCTGAGCCTGTGTACGAAGCAACTCAAGAATGCTACAAAGCTCTTATGGAAAATTCTTTTGACAGATATTCTATTTCTGAACTGGCAAAAAAATATGCAATTTCTGAATCAAGTCTTAAAAGATGTTTTGCTTATATAACCGAAAATTCAATAGGCAGTTTCATTAAAAAAACTTGTCTTGAAGCGGCAGCAGAGTTACTAATTCATAAGTCAAGTATGTCTATCGGAGAAATAGCGGATTTAGCAGTATACTTAAATCAAGGCAAGTTTTCTTCAGCTTTTAAAAAACATTTTGGAGAGCCACCACCGGAGATAGGCACTATAAGGGCCTATCTCCGGTGGTGGCTCTCTAAAGAGGGCATTATTGCCCCCCAGTTGAACTGGGGGATTTTATCATTCCTATTCGGTGCCATAAAATGGGCGCCAGAGAAAAATTCCCTGACGCTCGCTTCTTGCCCAACTAAACATGATTGCTATTATGTAGAAAAAAGCAAGGGGATTTTCGAATATGTCGAAATATTTTCCTTCTGCTCTGCTAAGCACAAGAGAAAGAAGATGATATTTCAATAG
- a CDS encoding recombinase family protein, with protein MLIPARKRPGNSISNQKEKPKLKVVAYCRVSTDSEEQAGSYEMQMKHYTDYISRNSDWEFAGIYADDGISGTNTKKREGFNEMINDCMTGKVDMVITKSISRFARNTIDCLKYVRQLKDSNIPIIFEKENINTMEASGELLLTIMASLAQQESASLSQNVKMGLQFRYQEGKVQINTNWFLGYTKDADGNLIIDEEEAKVVKRIYREYLAGSSLREIATGLQRDKIKNGAGHLKWHVSNIKGILENEKYIGDALLQKTITTDFINKVRIKNDGTEPQYYVKDNHEAIIPRDIFIQVQEEMLRRANMFSGEGKKKKRVYSSKYALSSLCICSKCGDIYRRVAWNNRGERLVVWRCCTRVEHGPKSCDAATIPEEELQKAVVKAMNDVLKTSDDTEKILIKNIEKVVAGSNDEEIEAINRVIAVKQKELLAQVRAKKDYTDIANEVDTLKGEKHKMLVQKALDEDAKRRIKDMEKFLKIQSREITEYDEELVRKYIKQIKIFDDKFKITFKSGIEINIDRIRID; from the coding sequence ATGCTTATTCCCGCTAGGAAAAGACCGGGGAATTCGATAAGTAATCAAAAAGAAAAACCTAAGTTAAAGGTAGTAGCTTATTGTAGAGTTAGTACTGATAGCGAGGAGCAAGCTGGAAGTTATGAAATGCAGATGAAGCACTATACGGACTATATTTCTAGAAATAGTGATTGGGAATTTGCTGGAATTTATGCGGATGATGGTATATCGGGCACAAATACCAAAAAGCGTGAAGGCTTTAATGAGATGATTAATGACTGCATGACAGGTAAAGTGGATATGGTTATAACTAAATCCATCAGTAGATTTGCAAGAAATACCATAGACTGCCTGAAGTATGTAAGGCAGCTAAAAGACAGCAACATACCTATCATATTTGAGAAAGAAAATATAAATACTATGGAAGCAAGCGGTGAACTTCTTCTTACCATTATGGCATCACTTGCTCAGCAAGAATCAGCTTCATTATCTCAGAATGTTAAGATGGGTCTACAGTTTAGGTATCAAGAGGGAAAAGTACAGATTAACACAAACTGGTTTTTAGGCTATACCAAAGATGCAGATGGCAATCTGATTATCGATGAGGAAGAGGCTAAGGTTGTAAAAAGAATCTATCGTGAGTATCTAGCTGGATCAAGTCTAAGAGAAATTGCGACAGGACTCCAGAGGGATAAAATAAAAAATGGAGCAGGACATCTTAAATGGCATGTTTCTAACATAAAAGGAATTCTGGAGAATGAAAAGTACATTGGTGACGCACTACTGCAAAAGACAATTACAACAGATTTTATCAATAAAGTTCGTATAAAAAATGATGGAACAGAGCCACAATATTATGTGAAAGATAACCATGAAGCCATTATTCCAAGAGATATATTCATACAGGTGCAGGAAGAAATGCTAAGGCGCGCTAATATGTTTAGTGGAGAAGGGAAAAAGAAAAAGCGAGTCTATTCAAGTAAATATGCGCTTTCTAGTCTTTGTATTTGCTCAAAGTGCGGTGATATTTACAGGCGAGTCGCTTGGAATAATCGTGGAGAGCGTTTGGTGGTATGGAGATGCTGTACAAGGGTTGAGCATGGGCCAAAAAGCTGTGATGCAGCTACTATACCAGAGGAAGAACTACAAAAAGCAGTTGTAAAAGCCATGAATGATGTTTTGAAAACTTCTGATGATACTGAAAAAATTCTAATAAAGAATATTGAAAAAGTAGTTGCTGGAAGTAACGATGAAGAAATAGAAGCCATCAATAGAGTAATTGCGGTAAAACAAAAGGAACTCCTTGCACAGGTAAGAGCTAAGAAAGACTATACGGACATTGCTAATGAAGTTGATACCCTAAAGGGTGAAAAACATAAGATGCTTGTTCAAAAGGCTCTTGATGAAGATGCCAAAAGACGCATCAAGGATATGGAGAAATTTCTCAAAATTCAAAGCAGAGAGATAACAGAATATGATGAAGAACTTGTGAGGAAATACATCAAACAGATAAAAATATTTGATGATAAATTTAAAATTACCTTCAAATCAGGGATAGAAATAAATATTGATAGAATAAGGATTGATTAA